One Citricoccus sp. K5 DNA window includes the following coding sequences:
- the gdhA gene encoding NADP-specific glutamate dehydrogenase, which yields MEQGLENLRNEVFRRNPGESEFHQAVTEVFEALGPVVNRHPEYVESGILRRMCEPERQIIFRVPWVDDNGSVQINRGFRVEFNSALGPYKGGLRFHPSVYLGIIKFLGFEQIFKNALTGMPIGGGKGGSDFNPAGRSDAEIMRFCQSFMTELYRHIGEYTDVPAGDIGVGSREIGYLFGQYKRITNRFESGVLTGKGMSWGGSLVRPEATGYGAVMFADQMLRTQGQSMDGQTVIVSGSGNVALNAIAKSQQLGATAITASDSSGYVVDEAGIDLDLLREIKEVQRGRIAEYVEQRGGNTRFVADGSVWDVPGTVALPSATQNELDDKAAQVLIKNGLVAVAEGANMPSTQRATELFIEAGVLFGPGKAANAGGVATSALEMQQNASRDTWSFEYTHDKLEQIMTDLHDRCLETADRYGAPGNYVVGANIAGFVKVADAMLAQGVI from the coding sequence ATGGAACAGGGTCTGGAAAACCTGCGGAACGAAGTGTTCCGCCGCAACCCCGGCGAAAGCGAATTCCACCAAGCTGTGACCGAGGTGTTCGAAGCCCTCGGTCCCGTGGTCAACCGCCATCCCGAGTACGTCGAATCGGGCATCCTGCGCCGCATGTGCGAGCCCGAGCGCCAGATCATCTTCCGCGTCCCCTGGGTGGACGACAACGGCTCCGTGCAGATCAACCGCGGCTTCCGCGTGGAGTTCAACTCCGCCCTCGGCCCGTACAAGGGCGGACTGCGATTCCACCCCTCCGTCTACCTGGGCATCATCAAATTCCTGGGCTTCGAGCAGATCTTCAAGAATGCCCTGACCGGCATGCCCATCGGCGGTGGCAAGGGCGGTTCGGACTTCAACCCGGCCGGCCGGTCCGATGCCGAGATCATGCGCTTCTGCCAGTCCTTCATGACCGAGCTCTACCGCCACATCGGCGAGTACACCGATGTGCCCGCCGGTGACATCGGCGTGGGCTCCCGGGAGATCGGCTACCTGTTCGGCCAGTACAAGCGCATCACCAACCGCTTCGAGTCAGGTGTGCTCACCGGCAAGGGCATGTCCTGGGGCGGTTCGCTCGTCCGCCCGGAGGCCACCGGCTACGGCGCCGTGATGTTCGCGGACCAGATGCTGCGCACGCAGGGCCAGTCCATGGACGGCCAGACCGTGATCGTCTCCGGTTCCGGCAACGTGGCCCTCAACGCCATCGCCAAGTCCCAGCAGCTCGGGGCCACGGCCATCACCGCCTCGGATTCCTCCGGCTACGTGGTGGATGAGGCCGGCATCGATCTGGACCTGCTCCGCGAGATCAAGGAGGTCCAGCGCGGCCGGATCGCCGAGTACGTCGAGCAGCGTGGCGGCAACACCCGCTTCGTGGCCGACGGCAGCGTATGGGACGTCCCCGGCACCGTGGCACTGCCCTCGGCCACTCAGAACGAGTTGGATGACAAGGCGGCGCAGGTCCTCATCAAGAACGGCCTGGTCGCGGTGGCGGAGGGTGCCAACATGCCATCCACCCAGAGGGCCACCGAGCTGTTCATCGAGGCCGGCGTGCTGTTCGGCCCGGGCAAGGCCGCCAACGCCGGCGGCGTGGCCACCTCCGCCCTGGAGATGCAGCAGAACGCCAGCCGGGACACCTGGAGCTTCGAGTACACGCATGACAAGCTCGAGCAGATCATGACGGACCTGCACGACCGCTGCCTCGA